In Desulfomonile tiedjei DSM 6799, the genomic window GCTCCCCGGTCTCATGTCCCGTGATCTGCGAAAGCTCTATCGAGACATCGAACTGCCCCTGATGCTCGTCCTGGACGATATGCGTCGTGTGGGAATAGGGTTCGCCGGGCTCAAGTGCGCTGAGCTGGCGATGGAAACCGAGCGATCCCTAGCCCTCCTTGCTCAAGAAATCACCGGCGGGCAATCCGTGAACCTCACGTCACACGAAGATGTCTACGGTTTTCTGGTCAATCAAGGGGTTCCTCTCCAGCTCGCCCCTGCGTATGTACGGCGGAAAGGAATAAAGAAGCCTCTGGAGCAGATCGCCCACGCCTACCCTCTCGTGCGACGGATTCTTGCCTGGTGGGACACGGGGCGGGATTTGGGATTCTTACGACGATGGGCAGGACACACACGCATTCATCCCTTGTGGGGTCAAACACGTTCCGCCACGTCCCGCGTCTATGCCCGCTTCCCCGCTGTCCAGAACATCAGCCGGGAATTGAGGAAGCTCTTTGTTCCTGCGCCGGGGAACGTGTCCGTAAAGGCAGATTACTCACAAGCCCAGCTCCGCATACTTGCCCACCTGTCTGCCGATCCTGAGCTTGTGCGGGTGTACAACGACCCCAACGGAGACGTACACACGGAGACTTCCGATTGGCTGGGGCTGGGAGATCGGAGCGTAGCGAAGGAGATCAATTTTGCGATCTGTTTCGGCATGGGGGCTACGGCGCTGTGTAAGAAGATCAACGAGCTGAAAGAGGGCAAAGGCCGCTCTGATTTCATAGATCTCGACACCGCCCAATCGTACATCGACGGGTTTTATGGCAGGTTCCCCGAAGTGAGGGAATTCTTTGACCGGGAATGGGAGAATATCAAGAAGCTCCCCGGTCAGCAAAGGCTTGTGCGGAGTCTCATCG contains:
- a CDS encoding DNA polymerase, which produces MNLIRSPEYLIPTLNSQSTVALTAPLIIRDTVLIGFALSPEESRCVELALNEFIALCPLLYRRVTTPRAFHGLKRIWEFLDERGLLPEEKIDNQLNINHIEDTRLMAFLLDPESSREVDYGDYQVQEALTLADLAQRYLDHDYPYRITDICDKASWELAGEMLAHDAGLIFQLAERLPGLMSRDLRKLYRDIELPLMLVLDDMRRVGIGFAGLKCAELAMETERSLALLAQEITGGQSVNLTSHEDVYGFLVNQGVPLQLAPAYVRRKGIKKPLEQIAHAYPLVRRILAWWDTGRDLGFLRRWAGHTRIHPLWGQTRSATSRVYARFPAVQNISRELRKLFVPAPGNVSVKADYSQAQLRILAHLSADPELVRVYNDPNGDVHTETSDWLGLGDRSVAKEINFAICFGMGATALCKKINELKEGKGRSDFIDLDTAQSYIDGFYGRFPEVREFFDREWENIKKLPGQQRLVRSLIGRERRFPRRPTSEMERQFRVTWTQQIEADLMKTAMVRLDRIFRRRNMKARIVMMIHDALWVEAPHDEENEVRHLVERMMTTAAKLTVPLEVDIE